In Cryptomeria japonica chromosome 10, Sugi_1.0, whole genome shotgun sequence, a genomic segment contains:
- the LOC131026971 gene encoding L-ascorbate oxidase: MASRVSVVYEPSVYYVLFLLLAFLSFSVEAKVHFHKWKVNYQTWAPDCVEVTIISINGQYPGPTIRAREGDTVVVQLENLMPTENVVIHWHGIRQIGTPWDDGTASMSQCAIYSGETYVYKFVVDRPGTYFYHGHYGLQRSAGFYGSLIVDAAGKEPFTYHGELSIVLNDWWHKSTYEQAAGLSSNPFVWVGEPQSLLIEGRGQYNCSATSKSCNATNTQCSPYILPVQPGNTYRLRIASVASLSALNFVIQGHKMTVVEADGHYVEPFEADNLDVYSGEAYSVLITANQDTSQNYWAGVNVRGRQPKTPTGLAILNYLPNPSTKLPTAPSPTSPLWNDYAYSKALAKKFVALKGHEELPPLQSHRRLILLNTQNKINGFTKWAINNISLVPPPTPYLAAMKYKIKGAYETTPPADVYSPRDYNIRIPPPNPNAVEGNGVYDFKSNSVVDVILQNANTLNVNNSEIHPWHLHGHDFWILGYGEGVFDPAKDPVNYNTVNPPLRNTVALFPYGWTALRFKADNPGVWAFHCHLEAHFFMGMGVMFAEGIEKVRDVPRAAMGCGLTKNKIHMHH, encoded by the exons ATGGCTAGCAGAGTTTCTGTAGTTTATGAACCAAGTGTTTACtatgtgttgtttttattgttGGCATTCTTATCTTTTTCTGTTGAGGCGAAGGTGCATTTTCACAAATGGAAAGTAAACTACCAGACATGGGCTCCTGATTGCGTGGAGGTGACCATCATCTCTATAAATGGACAATACCCGGGGCCAACCATTAGAGCAAGAGAGGGGGACACCGTTGTTGTCCAGTTAGAAAACTTGATGCCCACTGAAAACGTTGTTATTCACTGGCATGGCATTCGCCAG ATTGGTACTCCCTGGGACGACGGGACGGCTTCCATGTCGCAGTGCGCAATCTACTCAGGCGAAACATACGTGTATAAGTTCGTTGTGGACAGA CCCGGGACATACTTCTATCACGGTCATTATGGCCTACAGCGGTCAGCAGGGTTTTATGGATCGCTGATAGTGGATGCGGCGGGTAAAGAACCCTTCACCTACCATGGAGAGCTGAGCATCGTATTAAACGACTGGTGGCACAAGAGCACTTACGAACAGGCTGCGGGCCTCTCTTCCAATCCCTTCGTCTGGGTTGGGGAGCCTCAG TCACTGCTGATAGAGGGCCGAGGGCAATACAACTGTTCAGCGACCAGCAAGTCCTGCAACGCTACAAACACGCAGTGCTCGCCTTACATCTTGCCGGTGCAACCTGGGAACACATACCGCCTTCGTATTGCTAGTGTGGCGTCTCTTTCGGCCCTCAACTTTGTGATCCAG GGACACAAGATGACGGTTGTGGAGGCAGACGGGCATTATGTAGAGCCCTTTGAAGCAGACAACCTGGACGTGTACTCCGGCGAAGCATATTCCGTTCTGATCACTGCAAACCAGGACACTTCTCAAAACTATTGGGCGGGTGTGAACGTGAGAGGCAGGCAGCCCAAGACTCCCACTGGACTGGCCATCCTCAACTATCTTCCGAATCCCTCAACGAAGCTCCCCACCGCGCCGTCTCCCACGAGCCCTCTGTGGAACGACTACGCCTACAGCAAAGCTCTGGCTAAGAAATTTGTGGCTCTGAAAGGACATGAAGAGCTTCCCCCGCTTCAATCCCACAGGCGGCTGATCCTTCTCAACACGCAGAACAAGATCAACGGATTTACAAAGTGGGCAATCAACAACATTTCCCTAGTGCCGCCTCCAACTCCGTACTTGGCCGCCATGAAATACAAAATCAAGGGCGCCTATGAGACCACCCCACCTGCGGACGTTTACAGTCCCCGTGACTACAACATCAGAATTCCTCCCCCAAATCCCAACGCCGTCGAAGGGAATGGCGTGTACGACTTCAAATCGAACTCTGTTGTTGATGTGATTCTTCAGAATGCAAATACTCTGAATGTCAACAATTCAGAGATCCATCCATGGCATCTGCATGGGCACGATTTCTGGATTCTTGGGTATGGAGAGGGCGTGTTCGACCCGGCAAAGGACCCTGTAAATTACAACACAGTCAATCCTCCGCTACGCAATACGGTGGCTTTGTTTCCGTATGGATGGACGGCCCTTCGGTTTAAGGCTGATAATCCAGGAGTATGGGCTTTTCACTGTCATTTGGAGGCCCACTTTTTCATGGGAATGGGAGTGATGTTTGCAGAAGGGATAGAGAAAGTAAGAGACGTGCCCAGAGCAGCGATGGGATGTGGGCTCACCAAGAATAAAATTCACATGCACCACTGA